In a single window of the Acidobacteriota bacterium genome:
- the tsaB gene encoding tRNA (adenosine(37)-N6)-threonylcarbamoyltransferase complex dimerization subunit type 1 TsaB gives MTNFAATRSLTLSIEAAIAGGSIVLTENGTYLGEWIGKSDRPRSEEILERVSDLLRASGRRVGDIGIFAVSAGPGSFTGIRIGMSTAMGLASGSGKQLAAVNLFEAISFSSGVDHPHLIYLPMGRSKAVAYLFEGSNRFHENGWPVVVEREDLKGLSSSKDPQTTHLFHSSLAEHFQGCIRAHDIGHNMAHAISKYVYTLGFLTTGPLFVGGTIS, from the coding sequence ATGACGAACTTTGCCGCTACGCGATCATTGACTCTTTCCATCGAGGCTGCGATCGCAGGCGGAAGTATCGTGCTGACGGAGAACGGGACATATCTGGGGGAATGGATAGGTAAAAGCGATCGCCCACGTTCGGAAGAAATACTCGAAAGAGTATCAGACCTTCTGCGGGCTTCGGGCAGACGCGTCGGTGATATCGGCATATTTGCTGTTTCGGCCGGACCCGGAAGCTTCACGGGTATTCGCATCGGTATGTCGACCGCCATGGGGCTCGCCAGCGGATCCGGAAAGCAGTTGGCCGCCGTCAATCTTTTTGAAGCTATTTCATTCTCATCGGGCGTAGATCATCCTCATTTGATCTATTTGCCAATGGGCCGCAGCAAGGCCGTGGCCTATCTTTTCGAAGGATCTAATAGATTCCATGAAAACGGATGGCCAGTCGTTGTCGAGCGTGAGGATCTTAAAGGGCTTTCATCATCGAAAGATCCCCAAACCACTCATTTATTTCATTCGTCACTGGCAGAACATTTTCAGGGCTGCATCCGGGCCCATGATATCGGGCACAATATGGCCCATGCAATATCAAAGTACGTCTATACGCTGGGCTTTCTTACGACGGGTCCCCTATTTGTCGGCGGCACTATCAGCTGA
- a CDS encoding nucleotidyltransferase family protein: MSSQGRSRYSTKDELRWAVLQSSLQEQMAGRAFSLFREAGIEPILIKGPAAGIYYPKDDPRNSIDLDLAVSKTDFDRALTLSRSSAAAGLAIDVHKGLRHLDTRPWDDVFGDSQMVRMGGVDVRIPKPEDHLRILAVHWLNDGASDRDRLWDMFYIAHNRFAPLDWDAVFAPVNPKRQRWIACTIGLAHRYLQLDISLIPSKYRVTDLPDWLTKFIEKEWERKVVTRPLHTNLTDPAEFLGQLKARLRMNPVWATVHMEGSLDAPIRAHYRIGSAVSRIPASALRIFAGLFKK; this comes from the coding sequence GTGTCTTCTCAAGGACGATCGAGATATTCTACGAAAGATGAGCTGCGCTGGGCGGTCCTTCAGTCATCATTACAAGAGCAAATGGCGGGTCGGGCCTTTTCGCTATTTCGTGAAGCCGGTATTGAGCCAATCTTGATAAAAGGCCCCGCCGCAGGTATCTACTATCCAAAGGATGATCCCAGGAATTCCATCGATCTCGATCTAGCTGTTTCCAAGACTGATTTCGATCGAGCCTTGACCCTTTCCCGAAGCTCTGCCGCGGCGGGACTTGCCATCGACGTCCACAAAGGATTAAGGCATCTGGACACGAGGCCTTGGGACGATGTCTTTGGAGACTCGCAGATGGTACGAATGGGCGGTGTTGACGTAAGAATCCCGAAACCTGAAGATCATCTCAGGATACTCGCCGTTCACTGGCTTAATGACGGAGCGAGCGATAGAGACAGGCTGTGGGATATGTTTTACATCGCCCACAATAGATTTGCACCTCTTGATTGGGACGCTGTTTTCGCTCCCGTAAACCCAAAGCGGCAACGATGGATCGCATGCACCATCGGCCTCGCCCATCGTTATCTTCAACTTGATATTTCTTTGATACCGTCTAAATATCGAGTTACCGATCTTCCCGATTGGCTGACGAAGTTTATTGAAAAGGAGTGGGAAAGAAAGGTTGTCACTCGGCCTCTCCACACCAACCTTACGGATCCAGCCGAGTTTCTTGGGCAGTTGAAAGCACGTTTAAGGATGAATCCGGTTTGGGCAACAGTTCATATGGAAGGAAGCTTGGACGCCCCGATCAGGGCACATTATCGTATTGGCAGTGCAGTTTCACGGATCCCTGCGTCAGCTCTGCGGATATTCGCAGGACTTTTCAAAAAATGA
- a CDS encoding PqqD family protein has translation MNNPNNPIARQNGIVVQEMPDEVLVYDMESNKAHCLNQSAALVWKSCDGSHSVADIVKEFDKAGSGQVSEDFVWLAIDQLRENGLMADELLPKFSGQSRRQVLKTIGLGAMVALPVVASLVAPKNALGSVSCACQVPANCLTLVCPSTANCNQNGICAPDVPQPRS, from the coding sequence ATGAATAATCCAAACAACCCAATTGCCCGTCAGAACGGTATAGTCGTGCAGGAGATGCCCGACGAGGTTCTGGTATACGATATGGAGAGCAACAAGGCCCACTGCCTCAACCAGTCTGCGGCGTTGGTGTGGAAGTCCTGCGACGGCTCGCACTCAGTGGCCGACATCGTGAAAGAATTTGACAAAGCCGGAAGCGGTCAAGTGTCAGAAGACTTTGTATGGCTCGCCATCGATCAGCTCCGTGAGAACGGTCTGATGGCTGACGAACTTTTACCAAAATTTTCGGGCCAGTCCCGCAGGCAAGTGTTGAAGACGATCGGGCTCGGAGCAATGGTCGCTCTCCCGGTCGTTGCATCTCTCGTTGCACCGAAAAATGCACTTGGCTCCGTTTCATGTGCTTGCCAAGTCCCGGCGAACTGTTTGACGCTGGTGTGTCCGTCGACTGCCAACTGTAACCAGAACGGAATTTGTGCTCCGGACGTCCCGCAGCCCCGATCTTAG
- a CDS encoding PqqD family protein, whose amino-acid sequence MRMISNPVARRSGLVVQEMENEVLVYDVTRNKAHCLNGTAASVWRECNGERTPEQIAEGLAIQMGVTVPVELVWLAIEQFADSELLENREIRRSTQRSRREAIKTIGLATMISLPVVASLVAPPNALSSSSCVCTSPAACATQTSCPSTTNCNGLGVCTP is encoded by the coding sequence ATGCGAATGATTAGCAATCCGGTTGCGCGAAGATCCGGTCTTGTTGTGCAGGAAATGGAAAACGAGGTGCTCGTCTATGACGTCACTCGGAACAAGGCTCATTGCCTAAATGGGACCGCAGCCAGCGTCTGGCGCGAATGTAACGGTGAACGTACTCCGGAACAGATCGCCGAGGGCCTGGCAATTCAGATGGGCGTGACTGTACCTGTTGAGCTTGTTTGGTTGGCGATCGAGCAGTTCGCCGATTCTGAACTCTTGGAAAACAGGGAAATTCGTCGCAGCACGCAGAGATCGCGTCGAGAAGCCATTAAGACTATCGGGTTGGCAACGATGATCTCGTTGCCGGTGGTGGCATCGTTGGTTGCTCCGCCTAACGCTCTGTCGTCGTCGTCCTGCGTTTGCACGAGCCCGGCGGCATGCGCAACGCAGACGTCATGCCCATCGACAACGAATTGCAACGGTTTGGGAGTTTGCACGCCGTAG
- a CDS encoding glycosyltransferase family 4 protein, with amino-acid sequence MLLSNEILAIGALIFFLIIVLAYYGVAVYRILSLKNELLDIPNERSSHSEPIPHGAGLVIVLICLTSYVPISVLFLGSFSWGYLLGASLIALISFLDDIFSIPIYVRLFIHALAAACLIADVDTWHGISMLGGISLGNWGYLITFLWIVWMVNSYNFMDGIDGLAGLQAVIAGLGWMFLCGILGIPSLFLFSGVIAAASLGFLFHNWRPANIFMGDVGSAFLGFTFAALPLLARVTNQSKSWDLLPIAAVLFVWFFLFDSVITLLRRAVRGERIWIAHREHLFQRLVLSGYTHRRVTLIYGVLASLLSLSVLLSVEYREDIGLAMFPVVMILTAILLFAVYRRKVLS; translated from the coding sequence ATGCTTTTATCAAATGAAATTTTAGCTATCGGCGCTTTGATCTTTTTTCTGATCATCGTACTCGCATATTACGGCGTTGCTGTTTATCGCATACTGAGTTTGAAAAATGAGCTTCTCGACATTCCCAATGAGAGAAGTTCACATTCCGAACCAATTCCTCACGGAGCGGGACTGGTCATAGTCCTAATTTGTTTAACTTCGTATGTACCTATCTCCGTTCTATTTTTAGGATCCTTCTCATGGGGTTATCTGCTTGGGGCCTCATTGATCGCCCTTATAAGTTTTCTTGATGACATCTTTTCGATCCCTATATACGTTCGTCTCTTCATTCATGCCCTCGCCGCTGCCTGCTTGATCGCCGATGTCGACACTTGGCACGGCATTTCGATGCTGGGCGGTATAAGCCTTGGGAACTGGGGTTATCTGATCACGTTCCTCTGGATTGTTTGGATGGTTAACTCGTACAACTTCATGGACGGCATTGACGGGCTTGCTGGCCTTCAAGCTGTCATCGCGGGCCTCGGATGGATGTTTTTATGCGGTATTCTCGGCATACCATCGCTGTTCCTGTTCAGCGGTGTCATAGCTGCGGCGAGTCTCGGCTTTCTGTTTCATAATTGGCGTCCCGCAAACATCTTCATGGGCGATGTGGGAAGCGCTTTTTTGGGCTTCACATTTGCCGCGCTGCCATTGCTTGCGAGAGTGACAAATCAATCAAAATCTTGGGATCTGCTGCCGATAGCTGCCGTGCTTTTCGTATGGTTCTTTTTGTTCGACTCGGTCATCACGCTTTTGCGCAGAGCAGTTCGAGGAGAAAGGATTTGGATCGCTCATCGGGAACATTTGTTCCAACGGTTAGTGCTGTCGGGGTATACACACCGGCGGGTAACTTTGATATATGGCGTCCTTGCGTCGTTGCTCAGTTTATCGGTCTTGCTTTCAGTTGAGTATCGAGAGGATATCGGACTCGCCATGTTTCCGGTCGTGATGATCCTGACCGCAATATTATTATTTGCCGTTTATCGCCGTAAGGTCCTCAGTTGA
- a CDS encoding glycosyltransferase family 4 protein, with protein sequence MSASNDPAVSSPSPRMWLVSEVYYPEEISTGYYLTAIAEGIAADHPVSVLTGQPKHMARGVKAPKRETRNKVEIHRVWCTTFDKNFLILRLINMVTVGVSMFVRSLFLFRKGDRILVCTAPPSLPFTTTAAALLKGSAVTVLVQDSYPEILEAVGTIKRGSLISRSIDMVNRWVFKYAAGIVVMGRDMKRSFENKARGLDPRIFYIPNWADLDEIEPRPRVENELLAELGLENKFVFLYAGNIGHPTDVETIIGAASKLLKLRPEIHFLFIGAGAKADWLKRSVEKDGLSNVTILDYKPRSEQIIFLNASDIGLVALIRGMVGTAMPSRTYNLMAAGKPILALTEAGSELSMVIDEDKIGWHTEPGDADTLTKLILRTVEDPKLLDEMGSNARKAAVEKYSKDSAVLAYREAVFGGD encoded by the coding sequence ATGTCCGCAAGCAACGATCCGGCAGTATCTTCTCCGTCACCGAGAATGTGGCTCGTTTCTGAGGTTTACTATCCGGAAGAGATCTCCACGGGATACTATCTGACTGCTATCGCAGAGGGTATTGCCGCTGATCATCCGGTTTCGGTTCTGACCGGTCAACCGAAACATATGGCCCGAGGGGTCAAGGCCCCAAAAAGGGAGACTAGAAATAAAGTTGAAATTCATCGTGTCTGGTGTACGACATTCGATAAGAATTTCCTAATTCTCCGCCTGATCAACATGGTCACGGTCGGTGTGTCGATGTTCGTTCGATCATTATTCCTTTTCCGGAAGGGCGATCGTATTTTAGTATGTACCGCCCCGCCGAGCCTGCCTTTTACTACTACCGCCGCAGCGTTGCTGAAGGGAAGTGCGGTCACTGTGCTTGTCCAGGACAGCTATCCTGAGATACTTGAGGCCGTAGGGACTATCAAAAGGGGGTCACTGATCTCGCGATCCATCGATATGGTCAATCGATGGGTGTTCAAATACGCGGCCGGTATTGTCGTGATGGGACGTGATATGAAGAGGTCTTTCGAAAACAAAGCGAGAGGACTGGATCCGCGGATCTTTTATATCCCAAATTGGGCGGACCTGGATGAGATTGAACCGCGTCCGCGTGTCGAAAATGAACTATTGGCAGAATTGGGGCTAGAGAATAAGTTCGTTTTTTTGTATGCCGGGAACATTGGACATCCTACTGATGTTGAAACGATCATCGGTGCCGCGTCCAAATTGCTAAAGCTGCGTCCGGAAATACACTTCCTTTTTATCGGAGCCGGAGCTAAGGCCGACTGGCTGAAGAGGTCCGTCGAAAAGGACGGCTTGTCTAATGTGACCATTCTTGACTACAAGCCGCGGTCGGAACAGATCATTTTTCTTAATGCGTCCGACATCGGATTGGTGGCCCTCATCAGAGGTATGGTGGGAACAGCTATGCCCAGCAGAACCTATAATTTGATGGCGGCAGGCAAACCTATCCTGGCTCTGACCGAAGCCGGGTCGGAATTATCCATGGTGATCGACGAAGACAAAATTGGTTGGCATACTGAGCCCGGCGATGCGGACACTCTTACCAAACTCATCCTAAGAACAGTTGAAGATCCAAAACTGCTTGACGAAATGGGATCGAATGCTCGAAAGGCCGCGGTGGAAAAATATTCGAAGGATTCGGCCGTTCTCGCATACAGGGAAGCTGTTTTCGGCGGCGACTAG
- the wecB gene encoding UDP-N-acetylglucosamine 2-epimerase (non-hydrolyzing), producing the protein MKIMTIFGTRPEIIRLSLIMRVLDQHCDHITVHTGQNFDHNLSAVFFDELEIRRPDISLAIRSNRFAEQAAAILERVDTVLDDERPDRVLILGDTNSALSAIAAARRGIPVFHMEAGNRCYDDRVPEEVNRRIIDHSSTILLPYTERSKENLVREGIPRDRIFITGNPIFEVLEGYKDKIEANEVLNELGVRPYEYFLATIHRSENVDDGQRLANIFRGLHDVTQELGKPVLVSVHPRTAEKLNSFNIDIDPDQVRLLEAMGFIDFVWLERNSLAVLTDSGTVQEECAIFGIPNVTVRDVTERPETVECGSNILSGAEPSAILAAVKLAVAQPALWSPPSEYKTQTVSSTVCKILLGRLSLREHH; encoded by the coding sequence ATGAAGATAATGACCATTTTCGGGACCAGGCCCGAGATAATACGGCTCTCGCTCATAATGCGTGTTCTCGATCAGCATTGTGATCATATTACCGTTCACACAGGTCAAAATTTTGATCACAATCTGAGCGCTGTTTTCTTCGATGAACTTGAGATCCGACGTCCTGACATTAGTCTCGCAATTCGCTCTAACAGGTTCGCCGAACAGGCTGCCGCCATATTGGAGCGCGTTGATACGGTGCTTGATGATGAACGTCCTGACAGGGTTCTGATCCTTGGTGATACGAATAGCGCCCTCTCTGCGATAGCGGCGGCAAGGCGCGGAATACCCGTATTTCACATGGAAGCGGGGAATAGGTGCTATGACGACCGCGTTCCCGAAGAGGTCAATCGGCGGATAATCGACCACTCTTCGACCATACTCCTGCCTTATACCGAACGGAGCAAAGAGAACCTTGTGCGTGAGGGAATACCGCGCGATCGGATATTCATCACGGGCAACCCCATTTTCGAAGTTCTCGAAGGTTACAAAGACAAGATCGAAGCGAACGAGGTGCTTAATGAACTCGGCGTACGCCCGTATGAGTATTTTTTAGCTACGATTCACCGTTCCGAAAATGTCGATGACGGGCAGCGGCTTGCAAATATTTTCAGAGGCTTGCACGACGTGACACAAGAGCTTGGAAAGCCGGTCCTCGTTTCTGTGCACCCCAGAACCGCTGAAAAACTGAACAGTTTCAATATTGACATCGACCCCGATCAAGTGCGTTTGCTGGAGGCAATGGGGTTCATTGATTTCGTTTGGCTTGAACGAAACTCGCTCGCGGTGCTTACGGACAGCGGCACAGTACAGGAAGAGTGTGCGATCTTCGGCATTCCGAACGTCACGGTTCGCGATGTCACAGAAAGACCCGAAACTGTTGAATGCGGGAGCAACATTCTTTCCGGGGCAGAACCGTCAGCGATCCTTGCTGCAGTCAAACTTGCTGTTGCTCAACCGGCCCTTTGGTCGCCGCCAAGTGAATACAAGACCCAAACGGTCTCAAGTACGGTTTGTAAGATATTGCTCGGACGCCTGAGTCTTCGGGAGCATCATTAG
- a CDS encoding polysaccharide biosynthesis protein, which yields MFEGKRILVTGGTGSLGKTLVRRILSGRDGKPERVTVFSRDEAKQHYMRLDFMHRKHATDEVIYENAADVLNFRIGDVRDADAVKRAVDGIDIVFNAAALKQVPSCEYFPFEAVQTNINGAHNLVNAVAQRGSSVKKVIGISTDKACKPINVMGMTKAIQERIFIEANRDIEDIDLNCVRYGNVIASRGSIIPLFLEQIEKGVPVTVTMPEMTRFLLSLERAVDTVFEAVKSPGRGETFVPKVASAKITDVAEVLLNGKDLPIHFTGIRPGEKVHEIMVSEEECFRTVSQGDYYVIQPVLPELRRIADAEQALEVEYSSRDNNLDHDALRELLSASTEEIRQFLKRA from the coding sequence ATGTTTGAGGGCAAAAGAATTTTGGTGACCGGCGGAACTGGATCGCTTGGGAAAACCCTAGTAAGGCGTATACTGAGCGGCCGCGACGGAAAGCCTGAGAGAGTGACCGTCTTTTCGCGTGATGAAGCCAAGCAGCACTACATGCGGCTTGACTTTATGCATCGCAAACATGCAACCGATGAAGTGATCTATGAAAACGCGGCCGACGTGCTGAATTTTCGCATCGGTGATGTTCGGGACGCTGATGCCGTAAAACGAGCGGTCGATGGCATAGACATTGTATTTAACGCTGCTGCATTGAAGCAGGTACCTTCGTGCGAGTATTTCCCGTTTGAGGCTGTGCAGACCAACATCAACGGAGCTCACAATCTTGTCAACGCCGTCGCTCAGAGGGGCTCCTCCGTCAAGAAGGTGATCGGCATTTCCACCGACAAAGCCTGTAAACCCATCAACGTCATGGGAATGACGAAGGCCATTCAGGAACGCATTTTTATCGAGGCCAATCGAGATATTGAAGATATCGACTTAAATTGCGTCCGATACGGAAACGTCATCGCGTCGCGCGGTTCCATCATTCCGCTTTTTCTTGAACAGATAGAAAAGGGCGTTCCTGTCACGGTTACCATGCCCGAGATGACCAGGTTCCTTTTGAGCCTCGAAAGGGCGGTCGATACGGTTTTTGAAGCTGTGAAGAGCCCCGGCAGAGGCGAGACATTCGTTCCAAAGGTAGCGTCCGCAAAGATCACCGATGTCGCCGAAGTGCTTTTGAATGGCAAAGACCTGCCGATTCACTTTACGGGTATCCGCCCGGGCGAAAAGGTGCATGAGATCATGGTTTCCGAAGAGGAGTGTTTCCGCACCGTTAGTCAGGGCGACTACTATGTCATTCAGCCTGTTCTGCCGGAACTCAGAAGGATAGCCGATGCTGAGCAGGCGCTTGAGGTCGAGTATTCATCCCGGGACAACAATTTGGACCACGATGCACTTCGCGAACTGCTTTCCGCATCAACCGAGGAGATCCGCCAGTTTTTGAAACGGGCTTAA
- a CDS encoding SDR family oxidoreductase, translated as MTNRIAIIGANGMLGHKLVQVLRQDNDVWAFVRASRATNLPRSIFPQDRIEVVDNILFGDDLAEALQKIKPNLIINAAGIIKQVPEANDVAGLIEVNAAFPHRLAAIGKNVDARVITIGTDCVFSGRKGNYKESDKPDAEDLYGRSKLLGELTDQHCLTLRTSIIGRELNTRHSLVEWFLRNRGGSVQGYTKAIYSGMPTIVFANVVRQLITSHNNISGVYHVASSPISKFDLLNKLNAAYGAGASLEPTDEPVIDRSLDATLFTNATGIAIPDWDEMIRAMAADPTEYDTAHR; from the coding sequence GTGACAAATAGGATCGCGATAATTGGGGCGAACGGCATGCTCGGGCATAAGCTCGTGCAGGTCTTGAGACAGGACAACGACGTTTGGGCCTTCGTGCGTGCTAGTCGCGCAACTAACTTGCCGCGCAGCATTTTTCCGCAAGATCGAATCGAAGTCGTGGACAATATCCTCTTCGGCGATGATCTTGCAGAGGCTCTTCAAAAGATCAAGCCTAATTTGATAATTAACGCCGCCGGCATCATCAAACAAGTACCTGAGGCGAATGACGTGGCCGGTCTGATCGAGGTCAACGCCGCTTTTCCGCATAGGTTGGCGGCGATCGGCAAGAATGTTGACGCTCGGGTCATTACGATCGGAACTGACTGTGTATTCAGTGGGCGAAAAGGAAATTACAAGGAATCTGACAAACCCGACGCGGAAGATCTCTACGGACGCAGCAAATTGCTGGGCGAGCTGACGGATCAACATTGTCTCACTCTGCGAACGTCTATCATCGGCCGTGAACTGAACACAAGGCATAGTTTGGTCGAATGGTTCCTTCGAAATCGCGGAGGTTCGGTTCAGGGCTATACCAAAGCTATCTATTCCGGAATGCCGACAATTGTGTTTGCCAACGTCGTCCGGCAATTGATCACTTCCCATAACAACATCTCAGGCGTCTATCATGTCGCGAGTTCGCCGATCTCGAAATTTGACCTTTTGAATAAGCTGAATGCCGCCTACGGTGCAGGTGCCTCTTTAGAACCCACAGACGAACCGGTGATCGACCGCAGCCTGGATGCGACTCTGTTTACAAATGCCACGGGTATCGCCATTCCGGATTGGGATGAGATGATCCGGGCTATGGCAGCTGATCCGACTGAATACGATACGGCACATCGGTGA
- a CDS encoding glycosyltransferase family 9 protein, which translates to MTNGSDRNGFLSAQHVLPPVGLIDKFIHYPNKAGGGFAASAALLLAKLRIKRFDSVFYLMPRVRTVTQMYRDERFFRLAGIKECLGFEYARSKWLSTKCGHPSPVLERDAEYLLDVVRSSGINVPTNAIEDTDLLLSEAEQGAAETFIEEQVLSGLDGRRLIGISPGSKWPSKVWPIDRYIAVLQRLVADENVFPVITGGPDDRHAGELIVDRCGIGAVAAGSLSVRETAALLGRCEMFLGNDSGPMHLAAAMGTPCVAIFAAIDWAGAWYPFGNSNTVFRRNVECEGCRVPHCHNDALCLKLIEPEEVVSACKDTLRRNCDK; encoded by the coding sequence ATGACGAATGGGTCTGATCGAAATGGTTTCCTTTCTGCACAGCACGTCTTGCCGCCCGTCGGACTGATCGACAAATTTATACATTACCCGAACAAGGCGGGCGGAGGATTTGCCGCTTCGGCGGCGCTTCTTTTGGCGAAACTTAGGATCAAGCGTTTTGACAGCGTCTTCTATTTGATGCCGAGGGTTCGAACGGTGACGCAAATGTATCGCGACGAGCGTTTTTTTCGCCTGGCCGGAATAAAAGAGTGCCTCGGTTTTGAGTATGCACGGTCAAAGTGGCTGTCAACCAAATGCGGCCATCCTTCACCTGTCCTCGAACGCGATGCGGAATATCTTCTAGACGTAGTTCGTTCATCAGGCATCAATGTCCCGACAAATGCGATCGAGGATACGGATCTGCTGCTCTCTGAAGCCGAACAGGGTGCAGCGGAGACTTTCATAGAGGAACAGGTGTTGTCCGGTCTGGATGGCCGGCGGCTTATCGGCATCTCGCCGGGAAGCAAGTGGCCTTCAAAAGTGTGGCCGATAGACCGCTACATCGCTGTGCTTCAAAGGTTAGTTGCCGATGAGAATGTCTTTCCCGTCATTACAGGCGGTCCCGATGACCGACATGCGGGCGAGTTGATCGTTGACAGGTGCGGGATCGGCGCGGTTGCCGCGGGCAGTCTCAGCGTCAGGGAAACGGCCGCATTGCTTGGCCGTTGCGAAATGTTTCTGGGAAATGACAGCGGGCCGATGCATCTTGCCGCCGCGATGGGAACGCCTTGTGTTGCGATATTTGCCGCGATCGATTGGGCAGGCGCCTGGTATCCATTCGGCAATTCGAATACGGTATTTCGCCGCAATGTAGAATGTGAGGGCTGCCGCGTGCCGCATTGCCACAACGATGCATTGTGCCTGAAACTAATAGAGCCGGAGGAAGTCGTATCAGCGTGCAAAGATACGTTACGAAGAAATTGTGACAAATAG
- the rfaE1 gene encoding D-glycero-beta-D-manno-heptose-7-phosphate kinase, with translation MNIDLLNSFSEASVLVIGDVMLDRYWWGDAVKISPEAPVPVVRLTRSSIAVGGAANVAANLRGLGVQTTLIGSIGNDQEGSLLRDELEQLGVGIGLLIRSDDRPTTVKTRVIAHNQQVTRIDQESNEPINAAAEDEVIAMFSGQLEKCDAVVVSDYAKGLLTTKVLSALIDKANTLRKPVLIDPKGKDYSKYRGATILTPNRHEAADACGISEAEPDFVSRAGSKLLSELDCKAILVTRGEDGMSLFEHDSVLHLPTTARRVFDVTGAGDTVIATLAAGIAAGADLATASRLANVAAGIVVESVGTTHIRLDDLRGAEFDA, from the coding sequence ATGAACATCGATCTGTTGAATAGTTTTTCAGAAGCCTCGGTCCTAGTGATCGGCGATGTGATGCTTGATCGTTATTGGTGGGGCGACGCGGTCAAGATCTCACCTGAAGCTCCTGTCCCCGTGGTAAGACTTACCAGGTCTTCGATCGCTGTAGGAGGGGCAGCGAACGTAGCGGCGAATCTGAGAGGGTTGGGCGTACAAACTACACTGATCGGATCGATCGGTAACGATCAGGAAGGAAGTCTGCTTCGGGACGAGTTGGAACAGCTCGGGGTCGGGATCGGACTATTGATCCGCAGCGACGATCGGCCCACTACGGTCAAGACCCGCGTCATTGCTCACAATCAGCAGGTGACGAGGATCGACCAGGAATCAAATGAACCGATCAATGCGGCTGCAGAGGACGAAGTGATCGCCATGTTTTCTGGTCAGCTCGAGAAATGTGACGCTGTTGTCGTCTCCGACTATGCAAAAGGACTCCTTACAACGAAAGTTCTGTCTGCATTGATAGATAAAGCTAATACGCTTCGAAAGCCTGTACTCATTGACCCAAAAGGCAAGGACTACAGTAAATATCGAGGAGCCACGATCCTGACGCCAAACCGCCACGAGGCCGCCGATGCGTGCGGTATTTCAGAGGCCGAACCAGATTTTGTTTCAAGGGCAGGATCGAAGCTGCTCTCCGAACTTGACTGCAAGGCGATCCTTGTCACTCGCGGTGAGGACGGCATGTCGCTTTTCGAGCACGATTCGGTCCTTCATTTGCCAACGACTGCGCGCCGCGTCTTTGACGTGACAGGTGCCGGTGACACCGTTATCGCCACATTGGCCGCCGGTATCGCGGCCGGTGCGGATCTGGCTACTGCGAGCCGGCTCGCTAATGTCGCGGCGGGAATTGTCGTTGAGTCCGTCGGCACTACACACATTCGTTTGGACGACCTCAGAGGTGCCGAGTTCGATGCATGA